In Pseudoalteromonas marina, a genomic segment contains:
- a CDS encoding M28 family metallopeptidase encodes MKRNLSLTLLASAVLAGCAATSITPSDVTNGYNSIKADELAKHIKVLASDEFGGRAPSSPGEKLTLDYLTTQFKALGFEPGNGDSFLQEVPLVSLEADSNMVLSIGGKDYQYKKDMVMGSSRISEKEGIENSELVFVGYGVNAPEYNWNDYEGIDVKGKTVVMLVNDPGFATKDPALFTGDAMTYYGRWTYKYEEASRQGAAGAIIIHETAPASYPWSVVENSWSGEQFGFQKENNNMDRVAVEGWVTSDVAKELFSKAGLDFDTVKENAAKGAYHVDMGDLTASVNVTNTIKTSVSYNFIATLPGSESPDEHVVYSAHWDHLGTDTSRKGDQIYNGAHDNATGTAGLIEVAEAFTKLPKHPSRSMTFLAVTAEEQGLLGSKYYAANPVIAANKTVANINMDSLNLLGKVKDMSVVGIGKSQMDEFLANAAKDQGRTLSGDPKPSSGGYYRSDHFAFANMGIPAMYAGGGTQAADEETANYRKRMSLVLRGCYHQPCDRYRDEWDLSGAVQDLQLFYKVGFDISEQEQWPTWNSNSEFQRK; translated from the coding sequence ATGAAACGCAATTTATCTCTCACACTTCTTGCCAGCGCTGTTTTAGCTGGCTGTGCAGCAACAAGCATAACTCCTTCAGATGTAACTAATGGCTATAACAGTATAAAAGCCGATGAGTTAGCAAAACACATAAAAGTATTGGCATCTGACGAATTTGGTGGCCGAGCGCCTTCGTCACCTGGCGAAAAACTAACATTAGATTATTTAACAACCCAATTTAAAGCATTGGGTTTTGAGCCTGGCAATGGCGATAGCTTTTTACAAGAAGTCCCCCTTGTATCACTAGAAGCTGATTCAAACATGGTTTTATCAATTGGTGGCAAAGATTACCAATACAAAAAAGACATGGTTATGGGCAGTAGCCGCATTAGTGAAAAAGAAGGCATTGAAAATTCTGAGCTTGTATTTGTAGGCTACGGCGTTAATGCACCAGAGTATAACTGGAACGACTACGAAGGAATTGATGTTAAAGGTAAAACCGTGGTCATGCTTGTGAACGATCCTGGTTTTGCAACTAAAGATCCTGCTTTATTTACTGGCGACGCAATGACTTATTACGGTCGTTGGACCTACAAATATGAAGAGGCAAGTCGCCAAGGTGCTGCAGGCGCTATTATTATACACGAAACAGCACCCGCTTCATATCCTTGGTCGGTTGTTGAAAATTCGTGGAGTGGTGAGCAATTTGGTTTTCAAAAAGAAAACAACAATATGGACCGTGTTGCTGTAGAAGGCTGGGTTACTAGTGATGTGGCTAAAGAGCTTTTCAGTAAAGCTGGTTTAGATTTCGATACCGTTAAAGAAAATGCCGCAAAAGGTGCTTATCATGTTGATATGGGTGATTTAACCGCCTCTGTTAATGTGACTAATACAATTAAAACGTCAGTGTCTTACAACTTTATTGCGACCTTACCGGGCAGCGAATCGCCAGACGAACATGTAGTATATTCAGCGCATTGGGATCACTTAGGCACAGATACAAGCCGCAAAGGTGACCAAATTTATAACGGTGCTCACGATAACGCAACGGGTACTGCAGGCTTAATAGAAGTTGCAGAGGCATTTACTAAATTGCCAAAGCACCCTAGCCGCTCAATGACATTTTTAGCAGTAACCGCTGAAGAGCAAGGGTTACTTGGCTCTAAGTATTACGCCGCAAACCCTGTTATTGCAGCTAACAAGACGGTTGCTAATATCAACATGGATAGCTTAAATTTATTAGGCAAAGTAAAAGATATGAGTGTGGTAGGCATTGGTAAATCTCAAATGGATGAGTTTTTAGCTAATGCAGCAAAAGATCAAGGTAGAACTTTATCAGGCGATCCTAAACCATCGTCGGGTGGTTATTACCGTTCTGATCATTTTGCGTTTGCCAATATGGGCATACCTGCAATGTACGCTGGTGGTGGTACTCAAGCAGCGGATGAAGAAACAGCCAATTATCGCAAGCGAATGAGCCTAGTATTACGCGGTTGTTACCACCAGCCTTGTGACCGTTACCGCGATGAGTGGGATTTATCGGGCGCTGTTCAAGACTTACAATTATTTTATAAAGTAGGTTTTGATATTTCTGAGCAAGAGCAATGGCCTACTTGGAATTCAAATTCAGAATTTCAACGCAAATAG